The DNA segment GGAAAAAGTTGAAAAACAATTTAAGTACATCCATAAGTTCGACTACTTCATGGCTCTTCTTTGTTGGCTCCCAATTTTAGGCACTCCAATAGCTATAGCTTTAGGTTTTATGAGAAGTAGCTTGATAAAGGTTACAATCTTTATGTTCTTAGGTAAGTTTCTAAGATACTTAATTCTGAATTTTTTACTGCAATCTGTCTAGTATTTAAATATCTAGTTCAAAAAAAACAATATTTTTTTATACTTTTGCAACTTTATAATTCACTGGATTTGAAAGTAAAGAGAGTCATAATTACAGGAGGACCAAGCACAGGTAAAACATCTATAATCAGAGACTTAGAAAATCAAGGATTTCAATGTCTTCATGAAAAGTCACGGGAAATTATCAGGCAATCTTTGAAAGATAATAGCGATATCTTACCTTGGATGAACCTGCACAAATTTAGTGAATTGGTTATTTCTCAAAGAATGGAGCAATATCACAAAGCAAAAAGCGAGCACTACAGCAATTATGCCTTTTACGACAGGGGAATTCCGGATGTTTTTGCTTATATGAACTACGATAACATAGAGGTTCCTAAACAATATCATAGTCTGGGAACAGATCTTAGATACTATGATAAAATTTTTCTTACACCTGCCTGGAAAGAAATATACGAAACAGACAACGAAAGAAAAGAAGACTTTTATAAAGCTGAAAGATTAGAAAATTATATCCATAATACATATAAAAATTTAGGTTATAATGTAATCTTAGTACCTAAAGCCAATATAGAAGAAAGAATAAGGTTTATTCTTAACCATCTTGATTTATAAATAAGTCAGAGGTTAACCATTACTATTCTGGTAATAGTTATCCCTTGACTTACTACAATAAATCACAAATCTTTTGCATCTTTGTATCTGATGCAATTTTCTATCCACAACATATTAAAGAAGTATTGGGGCTACGACAGTTTCAGACCTAAACAGGAAAATATTATAAATTCTGTTTTAACCAAAAAAGATACTATTGCACTACTGCCTACAGGTGGGGGGAAATCTTTGTGTTACCAGGTACCGGGCATGGTCATTGAAGGGCTTACAATAGTAATTTCGCCATTGATCGCCCTTATGAACGATCAAGTCGAAAATCTAAATTCAAAAAACATAAGAGCAATAGCTTTAACAAGTGAGCTTAGTGAAAAAGAAATGGATTTAGAACTGGACAAATGTGTTAATGGTGAAACTAAGTTTTTATATATTTCGCCTGAAAAACTTAAAAACCACTTAGTAAAAACACGTATCCCTCTCATGAATGTAGCTTTATTAGCTGTTGATGAAGCACATTGTATTTCGCAATGGGGGCACGATTTCAGACCGTCATATCTTGAAATTTCAACTATTAGAGACCTAATTCCCGAAACTCCGATATTAGCACTTACTGCAACTGCTACAAATATTGTACTTAAAGATATTTCAAAATACCTTAATCTCGAGAAATCTGAAGTTTTCCAAACCAGCTTTAAAAGAGATAATCTGGCTTTTTGGGTATTAAAGGAAGAAGATAAATTCTACAGGCTTTTTCAAATTCTCAATAAGGTAAAAGGAAGCACCGTTATATATGTTAGAAACAGACGAAAAACAAAAGAGATAAGTTCTATACTTAACAAACACGGTATAAAGTCTACATTTTATCATGCGGGTTTAGAGAAAGACCAGAAGAATAAACGACAACTCCAATGGATGAAAGGTGAAGTTAGAGCAATTGTTGCCACTAATGCTTTTGGAATGGGTATTGATAAACCTGATGTTCGTTTAGTTGTTCATATGGATTTACCGGATAGCCCTGAGGCTTACTTTCAGGAAGCTGGAAGAGCAGGAAGAGATACGAAGAAAGCTTTTGCCATAATGCTGTTTAACGATAGTGATGTGGAGAATCTTAAATCATTCCACTTAAATAATTTGGCTGACAAAGAAATTGTGTCCGACATATTAAGTAGACTCTACAAAAACTATAAGATTGCAAAAAATAACGAAGACTATAATTTAT comes from the Bacteroidota bacterium genome and includes:
- a CDS encoding ATP-binding protein encodes the protein MKVKRVIITGGPSTGKTSIIRDLENQGFQCLHEKSREIIRQSLKDNSDILPWMNLHKFSELVISQRMEQYHKAKSEHYSNYAFYDRGIPDVFAYMNYDNIEVPKQYHSLGTDLRYYDKIFLTPAWKEIYETDNERKEDFYKAERLENYIHNTYKNLGYNVILVPKANIEERIRFILNHLDL
- a CDS encoding ATP-dependent DNA helicase RecQ, with amino-acid sequence MQFSIHNILKKYWGYDSFRPKQENIINSVLTKKDTIALLPTGGGKSLCYQVPGMVIEGLTIVISPLIALMNDQVENLNSKNIRAIALTSELSEKEMDLELDKCVNGETKFLYISPEKLKNHLVKTRIPLMNVALLAVDEAHCISQWGHDFRPSYLEISTIRDLIPETPILALTATATNIVLKDISKYLNLEKSEVFQTSFKRDNLAFWVLKEEDKFYRLFQILNKVKGSTVIYVRNRRKTKEISSILNKHGIKSTFYHAGLEKDQKNKRQLQWMKGEVRAIVATNAFGMGIDKPDVRLVVHMDLPDSPEAYFQEAGRAGRDTKKAFAIMLFNDSDVENLKSFHLNNLADKEIVSDILSRLYKNYKIAKNNEDYNLYPFNLPEFVFKNQLNFIKTYNAINILQKEDVISVTNTSSIYSKIMFVVGNDYLFQYKDKNEYLGIFITLLLRSYGGLSDDYVKINEYNFASKNNISQQLVRNNLLRLKKDGIIKYEPSQKGQKIKFLLPRNEKYIIGSISKSIETRNERLKNRIKAIINYAENSKECRNHQMLQYFDQKKGKECGLCDVCVSKKEKQIYSINIEKEIINLLKKDNFSSREIVGFLKKDDKLILNTISYLLETNVIEIKSNNKYSLKEYR